A region from the Pseudomonas sp. Teo4 genome encodes:
- a CDS encoding TonB-dependent siderophore receptor — MSSSPVPQRHPLSRAIQAAALGLIVSSYALASQAQPSSADHSQQVHQWNIPAGPLAPALDRFAREAGISLSFDAPSVANRNTPGVSGALDTPTALSTLLQGSDLQSAQQGPTSYLLIPAEKPDGPLDLGASATEDYRLAPVIINAKVKASADDDSNSVVAKELWVGGKVATSILNTPASVSVVTRKEMEQRSVSTTEEALQYTPGVVSDYYGTDDRNDYFQIRGFQATTYRDGLTLSSMRGVREDPFAYERIEILRGANSTLFGPADPGGSVNFVSKQPRFESFGQGYVTYGSFDHAETGIDVGNALNDDNTLAGRFTAKVQNSDREYDHSQDDSRLVMGGLTWAPTDYTSATMVLDYLKTNSSPNSGGYPLDKEYDRSDFFGEPSYNFHDVERTSLSGNITHDFDNGFVLRSNLRYSELTDDFGYVYLSDSASRVGTTIPRYVFGTDSDSNQFNSNLMLQYDAQFEHVDSSTLVGVEYLDSSSKSSSVYDVTSSIDIANPVFTGVPGGITPYTSEKNDATTKAVFLQQNLSFYDRFIVTAGVRNDSMDLSSKGYNLFSSPVQYDNSDSFSETSYRGALTYIVNDEVSTYVSMVESVSPPEVGVTPQTGKQYEVGVKYSPMGMDALFSAAVYDLTQENVTIAVVLPSGIIEQQTVGESRVRGLDLEAKAQVTENVSLVGGYSYMDSEVVRGTLYDGSSIKGNALTTAPKHSASLWTYYDVPGTDVSVGLGARYVGAYYMDAANDKKTDGTTLFDAAFNYEIAKGTNLAVNVSNLFDEQHVVGSGTANYYNPGREVTAKVSYNW; from the coding sequence ATGAGTTCGTCACCTGTTCCACAGCGCCATCCCTTGAGTCGTGCCATTCAGGCTGCGGCCTTGGGGTTGATCGTCAGCAGCTACGCACTGGCGTCGCAGGCGCAACCTTCGAGCGCTGATCACAGCCAACAGGTTCATCAGTGGAACATCCCTGCCGGCCCATTGGCACCGGCACTTGACCGCTTTGCGCGTGAGGCAGGCATCAGCCTTTCCTTCGATGCGCCAAGCGTGGCGAACCGCAATACTCCGGGCGTCAGCGGCGCGCTCGATACACCGACAGCGCTGTCGACGCTGCTTCAGGGCAGCGATTTGCAGAGTGCACAGCAAGGTCCAACGTCCTACCTGCTGATACCTGCCGAAAAGCCTGACGGCCCGCTCGACCTTGGAGCATCCGCAACAGAGGATTACCGCCTCGCGCCGGTCATCATCAACGCCAAGGTCAAGGCCAGCGCCGATGACGACAGCAACTCGGTGGTGGCCAAGGAACTCTGGGTCGGCGGCAAGGTGGCGACCAGTATCCTCAACACCCCCGCCTCTGTGTCCGTGGTCACCCGCAAGGAAATGGAGCAGCGCAGCGTCAGCACCACAGAAGAGGCCCTGCAATACACCCCGGGTGTGGTCAGCGACTATTACGGCACCGACGACCGCAACGACTACTTCCAGATCCGTGGTTTCCAGGCCACCACCTACCGTGACGGCTTGACCCTGAGTTCGATGCGCGGTGTGCGTGAAGACCCTTTCGCCTATGAGCGCATCGAGATTCTGCGTGGAGCCAACTCCACGCTGTTCGGCCCGGCAGACCCGGGAGGCTCGGTGAACTTCGTGAGCAAGCAGCCGCGCTTCGAGTCTTTCGGCCAGGGTTACGTGACCTACGGCTCCTTCGACCACGCCGAGACAGGCATCGATGTCGGAAATGCGCTGAACGACGACAACACCCTGGCCGGCCGCTTCACCGCCAAGGTGCAGAACAGCGACCGCGAGTACGATCACTCGCAGGATGACAGCCGGCTGGTGATGGGAGGCCTCACCTGGGCGCCCACTGACTACACGTCGGCCACCATGGTGCTGGACTACCTGAAAACCAACAGTTCGCCTAACAGCGGTGGTTATCCACTGGACAAGGAATACGACCGCAGCGACTTCTTCGGTGAACCCAGCTACAACTTCCACGATGTCGAGCGCACCAGCCTCAGCGGCAACATCACCCACGACTTCGACAATGGCTTCGTGCTGCGCAGCAACCTGCGTTACAGCGAACTCACCGATGACTTCGGTTATGTCTACCTGAGCGACAGCGCCTCGCGTGTCGGCACCACGATTCCTCGCTACGTCTTTGGCACCGACAGCGACTCCAATCAGTTCAACAGCAACCTGATGCTGCAATACGACGCCCAATTCGAGCACGTCGACAGCAGCACCCTGGTGGGCGTGGAGTACCTCGATTCGTCGAGCAAAAGCAGCTCCGTCTACGACGTGACGTCTTCCATCGACATTGCCAACCCCGTGTTTACCGGTGTTCCAGGCGGCATAACGCCCTACACCAGCGAGAAGAACGACGCGACAACCAAGGCTGTGTTCCTCCAGCAGAACTTGTCGTTCTACGATCGTTTCATCGTCACGGCTGGTGTGCGCAACGACTCCATGGACCTGTCCAGCAAGGGCTACAACCTGTTCTCCAGCCCGGTGCAGTACGACAACAGCGACAGCTTCTCCGAGACCAGTTACCGCGGTGCGCTGACCTATATCGTCAACGATGAGGTCTCCACCTATGTGAGCATGGTGGAGTCCGTCTCGCCTCCCGAAGTTGGCGTTACCCCCCAGACAGGCAAGCAGTACGAAGTGGGCGTGAAGTATTCGCCCATGGGGATGGACGCACTGTTCTCGGCAGCCGTTTATGACCTGACCCAGGAGAACGTCACCATCGCCGTGGTACTGCCTAGCGGCATCATCGAGCAGCAGACCGTCGGCGAGTCGCGAGTACGCGGCCTCGATCTGGAGGCCAAGGCACAGGTGACGGAGAACGTCAGCCTGGTCGGTGGTTATTCCTACATGGACTCCGAGGTCGTACGCGGCACGTTGTACGACGGCAGCTCGATCAAGGGCAACGCGCTGACCACTGCACCGAAACATTCCGCTTCGCTGTGGACCTACTACGACGTGCCCGGTACTGACGTCAGCGTTGGCTTGGGCGCACGCTATGTCGGCGCCTATTACATGGATGCCGCCAACGACAAGAAAACCGATGGCACCACACTGTTCGACGCCGCGTTCAACTACGAGATCGCCAAGGGCACCAACCTTGCCGTGAATGTCAGCAACCTGTTCGACGAGCAGCACGTGGTCGGTTCCGGCACGGCGAACTACTACAACCCGGGCCGTGAAGTGACTGCCAAGGTGAGCTACAACTGGTAA
- a CDS encoding SulP family inorganic anion transporter: MHETPPSSRFDWQRWLPGLATLLHYQPAWLPKDIAAGLVLTTMLVPVGIAYAEASGVPGIYGLYATIIPLLAYALFGPSRILVLGPDSALAAPILAVVVQYAASDPQRAITIASMMALVAGAFCMIAGLLRLGFITELLSKPIRYGYMNGIALTVLISQLPKLFGLSFDSQGPLRDLWQLAQALFAGQGHWPSFAVGGASLALILLLKPYKRIPGILIAVMLATLAVSLLGLDEKGVKVLGELPQGLPSFAFPWLSDIDLVEVLLGGIAVALVSFADTSVLSRSYAARLKTSVNPNQEMFGLGVANLASGLFQGIPISSSSSRTPVAEAAGSKTQLTGIIGALAVTLLLLVAPNLMRHLPNSALAAVVIAAALGLFEFADLKRIFRMQQWEFWLSFTCFVGVAVFGAIPGICIAVVISVIEFLWDGWRPHFAVLGRVDGTRGYHDVQRHPNARRIPGLVLLRWDAPLFFANAEQFQNTVLAAIDESPTPVQRLVIAAEPVTSIDITSADMLAELDRILESRGVELQFAEMKDPVKDKMKRFELFHRIGAEAFHPTVGAAVDAYLEDTGIDWQP; encoded by the coding sequence ATGCACGAAACGCCCCCCTCCTCTCGCTTCGACTGGCAACGCTGGCTGCCCGGTCTGGCCACCCTGCTGCACTACCAGCCCGCCTGGCTGCCCAAGGACATCGCCGCCGGCCTGGTCCTGACCACCATGCTGGTCCCGGTGGGCATCGCCTATGCCGAAGCGTCCGGCGTACCGGGCATTTATGGTCTGTACGCCACCATCATCCCGTTGCTGGCCTACGCCCTGTTCGGCCCCAGCCGCATTCTGGTGCTAGGCCCAGATTCGGCACTGGCGGCGCCCATCCTCGCTGTTGTGGTGCAATACGCCGCCAGCGACCCGCAGCGGGCCATCACCATTGCCAGCATGATGGCCCTGGTGGCCGGCGCGTTCTGCATGATCGCTGGACTGCTGCGCCTGGGCTTCATCACCGAACTGCTGTCCAAACCGATCCGCTATGGCTACATGAACGGCATCGCGCTGACGGTGTTGATCAGCCAGTTGCCCAAGCTGTTTGGCCTTTCGTTCGACAGCCAAGGCCCGTTACGCGACCTCTGGCAACTGGCCCAGGCCTTGTTTGCCGGCCAAGGCCACTGGCCGAGCTTCGCCGTGGGTGGCGCCAGCCTGGCGTTGATTCTGCTGCTCAAACCCTACAAGCGGATCCCGGGCATCCTGATCGCGGTAATGCTGGCAACCCTGGCGGTGAGCTTGCTGGGCCTGGATGAAAAGGGCGTGAAAGTGCTTGGCGAGTTGCCGCAAGGGCTACCCAGCTTTGCCTTCCCATGGTTGAGCGACATCGACCTGGTGGAGGTGCTGCTGGGCGGTATCGCCGTGGCACTGGTGTCGTTCGCCGACACCAGTGTGCTGTCGCGCTCCTACGCTGCCCGCCTGAAGACATCGGTGAACCCGAACCAGGAGATGTTCGGCCTGGGGGTGGCCAACCTGGCATCCGGGCTGTTCCAGGGTATTCCCATCAGCAGCAGCTCATCACGCACTCCGGTTGCCGAAGCCGCCGGCTCCAAAACCCAACTGACCGGCATCATCGGCGCGCTGGCGGTCACGCTGTTGTTGCTGGTGGCGCCCAACCTGATGCGCCACCTGCCCAACAGCGCCCTGGCGGCAGTAGTGATCGCCGCCGCGCTGGGGCTGTTCGAGTTCGCCGACCTCAAGCGCATCTTCCGTATGCAGCAATGGGAGTTCTGGCTGTCGTTCACCTGCTTCGTCGGCGTGGCCGTGTTTGGCGCCATTCCCGGTATCTGCATCGCCGTGGTGATCTCGGTGATCGAATTCCTCTGGGACGGCTGGCGTCCGCATTTCGCCGTGCTCGGTCGCGTGGACGGCACCCGCGGCTACCACGACGTACAGCGCCACCCGAACGCCCGGCGTATACCTGGGCTGGTGTTGCTGCGCTGGGATGCACCGCTGTTCTTCGCCAACGCCGAACAGTTCCAGAACACGGTGCTGGCGGCTATCGACGAGTCACCGACCCCGGTTCAACGACTGGTGATTGCGGCAGAGCCTGTGACCAGCATCGACATCACCTCTGCCGACATGCTCGCCGAACTGGACCGCATTCTCGAATCTCGCGGCGTGGAGCTGCAATTTGCCGAGATGAAAGACCCAGTGAAGGACAAGATGAAGCGCTTCGAGCTGTTTCATCGCATTGGTGCAGAGGCGTTTCACCCCACGGTTGGCGCTGCCGTGGATGCTTATCTCGAAGACACGGGGATCGACTGGCAGCCCTAG
- a CDS encoding DUF2955 domain-containing protein: MPIELRRLRALRLAWGTALCLAISFGLALPVPILAPVFAVLLLAMRSQPLPLRAAPLLALLVLLSCGSGLLLIPLLRHAPVSGVLLVGVGVYLVLRYALQGGNGLLANLLVIGLTMIAAAGTSDFTLALSVVEAMAKGMLLATLGCAFVHLLFPEPADAPAPPAPARLSGDEVGWVALRATLIVMPAFLLALIAPDQYMPLIMKSVSLGQQAGETRARHASRELIGSTLLAGVLAILVWGALGLFVHLWMFFLWVLLLCLWQARRLYQAVLTRQSPAYWVSCLTTFLILLGQSVQDSAAGQDVYRAFAVRMALFVAVSLYASGMLIWIDRRRVEPHRPLRG, from the coding sequence ATGCCTATTGAGTTGCGGCGCCTGCGTGCACTGCGCCTGGCCTGGGGCACTGCGCTGTGCCTGGCGATCAGTTTCGGTCTGGCCCTGCCAGTGCCGATTCTGGCGCCGGTGTTTGCCGTGCTGCTGCTGGCCATGCGCAGCCAACCCTTGCCGCTGCGCGCCGCGCCGTTGTTGGCGCTGCTGGTATTGCTCAGTTGTGGCAGCGGCCTGCTGCTGATTCCGTTGCTGCGTCATGCCCCGGTGAGCGGGGTGCTGTTGGTCGGCGTGGGCGTGTACCTGGTGCTGCGCTATGCCTTGCAGGGCGGCAACGGTTTGCTGGCCAACCTGCTGGTCATCGGCCTGACCATGATCGCGGCGGCGGGTACCAGCGACTTCACCCTGGCGTTGTCGGTGGTCGAGGCCATGGCCAAGGGCATGCTCCTGGCAACCTTGGGCTGTGCTTTCGTGCACCTGCTGTTCCCGGAGCCCGCCGACGCGCCTGCGCCACCCGCCCCGGCGCGCCTGAGCGGCGACGAGGTCGGTTGGGTGGCCCTGCGCGCCACGCTGATCGTGATGCCGGCGTTTCTGTTGGCGCTGATCGCACCGGACCAGTACATGCCGCTGATCATGAAGTCGGTGAGCCTGGGCCAGCAAGCTGGCGAGACCCGCGCCCGGCATGCCAGCCGCGAGTTGATCGGCTCGACTTTACTGGCCGGGGTGCTGGCGATTCTGGTGTGGGGCGCACTTGGCCTGTTCGTGCACTTGTGGATGTTCTTCCTGTGGGTGTTGCTGTTGTGCCTGTGGCAGGCGCGAAGGCTCTACCAGGCGGTGCTGACACGGCAGAGCCCGGCGTACTGGGTCAGCTGCCTGACGACCTTTCTGATTCTGCTAGGGCAATCGGTGCAGGACAGTGCGGCAGGGCAGGATGTTTACCGGGCGTTTGCCGTGCGGATGGCGCTGTTTGTGGCGGTGTCGCTGTATGCCAGTGGGATGTTGATCTGGATCGACAGGCGCCGTGTCGAACCGCATCGGCCTCTTCGCGGGTAA